From Weissella diestrammenae, a single genomic window includes:
- a CDS encoding tyrosine-type recombinase/integrase, whose product MAIYKTSAGWRADYTYKDASGKYKKKSKTGFKTKRLADEWLTKVKNDSEKIKNPYHDWNFVDYFDMNMNLKIDSGIKPATKDAWRAVREYIVIKYFADIKISELTREKYQRFLNEYSIGHTANTVKKRHQIINSIIQQAFHDGIISIDPTYNVKITGTKDSKDASEKFLEADELIKLIEYFSQEKRLSDNSALSSFMIVLIAYSGLRAGEALALTRDDINLEKQTISINKTKGRDGINTTPKTKNSIREIKMPSNFFEIYNLFISHKHTWNKNYELFDGRRIASNPNKTLELYELKNNFKNIVSIHGLRHSHASYLLSKGINIAYISKRLGHANIAITQTIYIHLLNEQALKEEQRTINMLNNMI is encoded by the coding sequence ATGGCTATTTATAAAACCAGTGCAGGTTGGCGTGCCGATTATACATATAAGGATGCCAGTGGAAAATATAAAAAGAAATCAAAAACAGGTTTTAAAACCAAGAGATTAGCAGATGAATGGTTAACCAAAGTTAAAAATGATTCTGAGAAAATTAAAAACCCTTACCATGATTGGAATTTTGTTGATTATTTCGATATGAATATGAATCTTAAAATAGATTCCGGAATTAAACCTGCAACCAAAGATGCATGGCGAGCAGTTAGAGAATACATTGTTATTAAGTATTTTGCAGATATAAAAATAAGCGAATTAACTCGTGAAAAATATCAACGATTTCTAAACGAATATTCTATCGGACACACTGCTAATACTGTTAAAAAAAGACATCAAATTATTAATTCTATTATTCAACAAGCCTTTCATGATGGCATAATTTCGATCGACCCTACCTATAATGTAAAGATAACAGGCACAAAAGATAGCAAAGATGCGTCAGAAAAATTTCTAGAAGCTGACGAATTAATAAAGTTAATTGAGTATTTTAGTCAGGAAAAACGGCTGTCTGATAATTCTGCTCTTTCATCATTCATGATAGTTTTAATTGCGTATTCTGGATTACGAGCTGGTGAAGCTCTCGCACTTACTAGAGATGACATAAATTTAGAAAAACAAACAATATCAATTAATAAGACAAAAGGACGCGACGGAATAAATACCACACCAAAAACTAAAAATTCAATCCGTGAAATTAAAATGCCTAGCAACTTTTTTGAGATATATAATTTATTTATCTCTCATAAACACACATGGAATAAAAATTACGAGTTATTTGACGGAAGGAGAATAGCTTCGAATCCGAATAAAACTCTTGAGCTTTATGAGTTAAAGAACAATTTCAAAAATATTGTTTCTATACATGGATTAAGACACTCTCACGCATCCTATTTGCTTTCTAAGGGAATTAATATTGCTTACATTTCAAAACGTCTAGGGCACGCTAATATTGCAATTACACAAACTATTTATATTCATCTATTAAACGAACAAGCATTAAAGGAAGAACAAAGAACAATTAATATGCTCAATAATATGATCTAA
- a CDS encoding putative holin-like toxin — protein MTVFGALLLLIAIGMLIVIGVKLIIDKAKKIEEVSAKNKRTMKITFILVIAGILFMIIGVSNSSKTSNKSDTESTKSVSDKKMVSKFNKLLVDHLTEDKGFATGKLDENGKELPDGQTKEPNINFAWSLYVNKIEYNYAGTEAIKVYLSKDAIDTLTKSEILEVAKKAQSAAASQIFMDNKMVKFFDLNTKDNSNLTFTVVTDASGKEIGRSSALDNSLTLDSFK, from the coding sequence ATGACTGTATTTGGTGCTCTCTTATTACTTATAGCTATCGGTATGCTAATTGTTATAGGGGTCAAACTAATCATAGATAAAGCAAAAAAAATCGAAGAGGTTAGTGCAAAAAACAAGCGCACTATGAAAATAACTTTCATTCTAGTTATCGCAGGTATTTTGTTTATGATAATCGGAGTGTCTAACTCATCAAAGACCTCGAATAAGTCAGATACGGAATCAACTAAAAGTGTTAGTGACAAAAAAATGGTTTCTAAGTTTAACAAATTATTAGTAGATCATTTAACCGAAGACAAAGGATTTGCCACCGGTAAACTAGATGAAAATGGTAAAGAGTTACCTGATGGTCAAACCAAAGAACCAAATATTAACTTTGCATGGTCACTTTACGTGAACAAAATTGAGTACAACTACGCCGGTACAGAAGCCATCAAAGTTTACTTAAGTAAGGATGCTATTGATACATTAACTAAATCAGAGATTTTAGAGGTCGCAAAAAAAGCACAATCCGCTGCTGCCTCTCAAATATTTATGGATAACAAGATGGTTAAATTTTTCGATTTGAATACGAAAGACAATAGCAATTTAACATTCACAGTTGTTACTGATGCATCTGGAAAAGAAATTGGACGTTCTTCCGCACTAGATAACTCATTAACATTAGATTCATTTAAATAA
- a CDS encoding helix-turn-helix domain-containing protein yields MTLLENTKKMAKERGLSLTDVATKAGIAQKSIYQWNRVTPKADTLKAVADVLGYPLTFYLEILM; encoded by the coding sequence ATGACCCTTTTAGAAAATACCAAAAAAATGGCGAAAGAACGTGGACTTTCTCTAACAGATGTCGCCACTAAAGCTGGAATAGCCCAAAAATCAATATACCAATGGAATAGGGTAACACCTAAAGCCGACACGTTAAAAGCAGTTGCCGACGTACTGGGGTATCCACTGACTTTTTACTTGGAAATACTGATGTAG